In Streptobacillus canis, the genomic window TTCTCTTTCAGTTTTTTCAAACTTTTTAGCTCTTTGAACCATTCTGTTAATTTCATTATCTACTTCTTCATCAGTTACAGTAACTTCTTCTGCTTTAATTTCTAACCCTTTATATTTTGGTAATTCAAATTCTGGGAATACTGCAACTTTTAAACTCATTTTTAATTGTTCTTCATTATAATCTAATGAAACTATTTGTAAATCTGCTACTGGTCTTACTTTTTCCTCTCTAATTAATGCTGTATATTCTGTTTTTAATACTTCATTGATTAATTCATCTCTTATTTCACTTTTAAATGTTTTTTCAATTACATCAGCTGGTACGTGACCTTTTCTAAATCCATCAACTTTAACATTTTTAAATTTTGATAGAATTGATTCTCTTAATGCTTTGTATTCTTGTCCTTTTTTTAATATTTCAAATGCTACTTCTGAACCTGCTAATTTTTCTAATTTCATTTTTCCTCCTAGTTTTATTCTATATCTTTTAATTTTAATCTAATTACTTTTTTCCCGATTAACTCAGGTGTATATATTATTTTATACAATTTATTTGAATTTTTCAAGTTTAATTTATGACTTAAATTATATCCAAGTATTTGTATTTCTTTACCATTTCTATATATATAAGCTTTAAAATGTTTATTATCAATTCCAAAAATCAGTATATTTCTAAATTTAATATTTTCATCATAGAAATTTGGTTCATTATTTGAAAGACCAAATGGTCCCAAATTATTTATTTCTATCATTTTTTTTGAAGTTAATAAATTTACTGGAAATTTAGCATCAATAATTATCTCGTCTTTTGATTTCTCAGTTAAATTTAAATTATACATTTTTTGTTTTATTTTATCTTTTATTAAATTTAAATTACTATTTGTAATTAAGAAGCCTGCTGCTAAATCATGCCCTCCAAAATTTATGAAATAGTCTGAAAATTCAGATATAAGTTTATATATATTTTTATTCTCAATACTTCTACACGATCCTTTACAATATCCATCTACTTTAGATACTATTATTACAGGAACTTTAAACTCTAAAGCTAATTTTGAAGTTATTGATCCCAAAACTCCTAAATTAATATCATTAATTTCATAATATATATAATTTAATTTTCTCAAATCTTTATTTTCTAAATATTCAATTATCTTATTATATATTCTACTTTCATAATTTTTTCTTTCAAAATTATATTCATACATCTCATTTAAAATCTGTGTGTTAATTTTTTCAGAATTAGAGGTTAAAAATTTTATTATTTTAAGTGGATCATCTAACTTTCCTATTGCATTAATAAGTGGTGAAATTCTATAACTAATATCATTTATTGAAATATATTCTGATTCAATTTTGAAATTATCCATTATCATTTTAAATGCTAATATTTTTGTTTTAGAAAAGTTTTTCAAACCTCTCTTAATTAAAAATCTATTTTCATCAATACATTCCATTACATCTGCAATAGTTGCAAGAGATATTAACTCACAGTATTCATATATATCTGAAATTGGCATCTCTGGTAATTTTGAATATATTGCTTGAACTAATTTAAATACTACCCCTGCACCAGAAAGTTCTTTAAAAGGATAATTTCCTGATTTTTTAGGGTTTATTTCTAACATTCCTTGTATATCTTTATTATTAAAATGGTGATCTGTAATTATCAAATCTACTCCCATAGCTTTTAATCTATCTATATGTGAAACTTCTCCAAAAGAATTATCTACTGAAATTATTAATTCAATATTTTTATTGGCAATATCTTCAAAGAAACCTTTATTTAAGCTATACTTAAAAATAGTTCTTGTAGGAATGTATATTTCATTATTTATATTTAATTTTTCAAATATTTTTGAAAGATATAACGAACCTGATATTCCATCAATATCATAATCTCCAAAAATTAATATTTTCTTTCCATTATTTCTAAATTGTAGAATTTTCTCCACAACTTCTTCCATATTATTTAATAAAAATGGATTATGTAACTGTTTATAACTTGGATTTAAAAAAGTATCCATCTCTTCTTTAGTATAAATTTTCTTATTTAATAATAAAGTAGTAATCAATTCATCCTTATTAAAAAGTTGCATTTTACTTTCTAAATAATCATTATCATAGAATATACTTTTCCATATCATGATTATTCCTCGCTATCTGATTTTACAGTTGCCATTGCATCTTTTAATAACTTAGAAATTTTTACACTATATTCTACACTATCATCTAGATGTATTCTAATTTCAGGTGTATATCTAATTTCTAAACTATCTCCAACAATTTTTCTAAAGAAACCTTTTAATTTATTCAATTCCTCTAATAATTTTTCTTTATTTATATTTTGTTTATAGTCTAAAATAGACATAATCACATCTGCATAACGTGCATCAGGTGATAAATTTACTGATTTAACCGTTACCAAGTTTCTAATTTTATCATTTTTAACATCAA contains:
- the rbfA gene encoding 30S ribosome-binding factor RbfA, with product MNIRRKRGLEKEISRIIGTAILVDVKNDKIRNLVTVKSVNLSPDARYADVIMSILDYKQNINKEKLLEELNKLKGFFRKIVGDSLEIRYTPEIRIHLDDSVEYSVKISKLLKDAMATVKSDSEE
- the recJ gene encoding single-stranded-DNA-specific exonuclease RecJ, with translation MIWKSIFYDNDYLESKMQLFNKDELITTLLLNKKIYTKEEMDTFLNPSYKQLHNPFLLNNMEEVVEKILQFRNNGKKILIFGDYDIDGISGSLYLSKIFEKLNINNEIYIPTRTIFKYSLNKGFFEDIANKNIELIISVDNSFGEVSHIDRLKAMGVDLIITDHHFNNKDIQGMLEINPKKSGNYPFKELSGAGVVFKLVQAIYSKLPEMPISDIYEYCELISLATIADVMECIDENRFLIKRGLKNFSKTKILAFKMIMDNFKIESEYISINDISYRISPLINAIGKLDDPLKIIKFLTSNSEKINTQILNEMYEYNFERKNYESRIYNKIIEYLENKDLRKLNYIYYEINDINLGVLGSITSKLALEFKVPVIIVSKVDGYCKGSCRSIENKNIYKLISEFSDYFINFGGHDLAAGFLITNSNLNLIKDKIKQKMYNLNLTEKSKDEIIIDAKFPVNLLTSKKMIEINNLGPFGLSNNEPNFYDENIKFRNILIFGIDNKHFKAYIYRNGKEIQILGYNLSHKLNLKNSNKLYKIIYTPELIGKKVIRLKLKDIE